A single region of the Maniola jurtina chromosome 6, ilManJurt1.1, whole genome shotgun sequence genome encodes:
- the LOC123865889 gene encoding teneurin-m isoform X1 has protein sequence MNGLDRCFFDQRESQQHGDDCGYSYISLGRLHPYGSGSGSSSGSGRRRTRRGLSDSPTAPTTPTSASDNASDATLTDSELPLARDSTLLVQNGMLRSTYDRPDHERCLLEGTRPPPDVPPRNPTMSRLNGRITGNPADLVDFEPSCLVRTPSGNFYVPSGDIQKNPSMDYKSNSSCSSPGKQEKGTLERMDRSDRHPAFGVPVPVLPVRNNLRATHFPPAASRFHFRKGLSSRCSWKCTAIVFIVLFVLLLSIASYMSASYFTDNWSYQNAKPCSVLVGDTTDKFPASKATTLESANKSLARPHQSSTSSATGKGESHSRPRRSVDGHASLPSVSSTDSFTVDVHELITSPSVTTSSLVHGVSTEEADQQTEVTMVSNDASVSSSVGVSVYTGDLTINNTTLEQITTPLQNNDTTETTRETTKTTSTTPKYESKIKTERKADQPPEIELKNSNKVAYEPEDMQGDSFPSIYSYGVQKLQYLKLLTRLNAVNEELHIYPNDPNELAADPKKYHYERDRSTPINIETTIPTTFPSTSHSTSAVEQVTNSSFTEKITNPSTASPIFFTTHNTNLKDEHVVEITQSPQSVTNITNVVHTSTATETTSSEPTTLNIATESKTSETVPSAKHVLINLTISADDANNESYKPLYSLTVTVPTVGDSNEIPTVKITPMETKPTMPTNFNKPVTIESPVKTTKTLTNTENWGGSCECSCPVCDASVTMDDFYDEYVEKTTATNKVVSESMPAYNKTNNISTDVTTARESTETTADDSSTAESATDFSTNSDISTTTDDPTLDSSEVSTLDDLTTIESSTAISTESDSLTTTETPKCICPKVKPPPILILEGARTFPAQSFPPDGTTFKQITLGEKLSKEIPPYSYWNMQFYQSEAAYVKFDYMIPRGASIGVYARRNALPTHTQYHFLEVLSGFKARTTRASHPSVKKEVTHYMEQGHWFLSLYNDDGDPQEISFIAMVADDMTHNCPNGCSGKGECLMGHCQCQPGFGGDDCSESVCPVLCSQRGEYINGECQCNPGWKGKECSLRHDECEVPDCNGHGHCVNGKCSCVRGYKGKFCEEIDCPHPTCSGHGFCIEGVCVCKKGWKGLDCATMDKDALQCLPDCSGHGTFDVDTQTCTCHARWSGDDCSKEVCDLDCGPHGRCVGESCVCDSTWTGEYCTSKLCDARCSDHGQCKNGTCLCVSGWNGRHCTLEGCPRGCAGHGQCRVANDGHWECKCFDGWDGPDCTTLKEQICDDSKDNDKDGLVDCEDPECCQSAACKGSQLCVSSPKPTDILLRKQPPAITASFFERMKFLIDEGSLQNYAKQETFNESMFWNHFNTSRSAVIRGRVVTSLGSGLVGVRVSTSTPLEGFTLTREDGWFDLLVNGGGAVTLHFGRSPFKRSTQVVFVPWNEVVIIDEVVMTTLDDKSGMGPPQACLAHDYDAMKPVVLATWKHGFQGACPDKSAILAESQVVQESLQIPGTGLNLVYHSSRAAGYLSTIQLQLTPEKVPATLALIHLRITIEGILFEKTFEADPVIKFTYPWNRLNVYRQRVYGVTTALVKVGYQYTDCKDIIWNVQTTKLSGHDMSISDVGGWNLDIHHRYNFHEGILQKGDGTNIYLKHKPRLIITTMGDGRQRGLDCGNDCSGAAVKQRLLAPVALVAAPDGSIFVGDFNLVRKINTDGTVRTVVKLNATRVSYRYHMALSPLDGTLYISDPESHQIIKVRNTDDFSDPERNWETVVGSGERCLPGDEAHCGDGALARDAKLAYPKGVAVSIDNVLYFADGTNIRMVDRDGIITTVIGNHMHRAHWKPIPCEGTLSVEEVHLRWPTELAINPLDNSLHIIDDHMILQMAPDGRVKVIAGRPLHCPSPLTGYDMELATYATLVMPQSIGFGAAGDLYVAESDSQRINRVRLITTDGKISLYAGAESKCNCLERGCDCFEADHFLASNSKFNTISAVTVSPDGIVHIADQANYRIRSVMASIPDASGAREYEIYAPDTQETYIFNRFGQHVMTKNILTGENNYVFTYTVNTSNGKLSTVTDAAGNKVFLLRDYSSLVNSIENTKGQKCRLKMSRMKMLQELRTPDNFNMTFDYHGTTGLLKAKYDSTGRSYIYKYDEFGRLTSAVTPTGRIINLTFDLSLKGATVLVSENNRKPVSILIKGSSVNTKVGEAETKTIISTDGSISSSMPWGHIISTDTVPYTILSEIDPILGESYPVPAKQRTEVGGDLANRFEWRYFLRRLQSNKGKSSKAVAQIGRKLRVNGENLLTLEYDRDTSTVAVFMDDKVELLNVTYDRMARPVKWGPRSGIFAEVELDYDRFNRLTSWRWGELNETYGYDRAGRLHEIRNGDGSSLAYSFRDMFTSLPLKVTTPRGSDYLLDYDDSGALQNLTTPRGHIHTFALMTSLGYFKYQYFSPMNRHPYEILYNDDGHILAKIFPHQSGKILYVYDTTGKLETILAGASAIRYVYHENTHLVKNVEISDPDYELRQDYKYHAGILKDEKMKFNSKSGLNNAHFKYQYDGNARLSTIDMNINSKEMPQLRLKYNQNLGILEGVSDLRIYRNTFNRSVMQDTSKQYFTITDYDDHGRIKTVLMNIKSFDVFRLELEYDVRNRIKSKKMMIGDTSSNERVSYNYDGHLMEVVGSEDDWKYVFDENGNIIGIIEHGEKRYLGYDIGDRVVQYGDIEFSSYDGRGFVIRRGEQKYRYNSRGQFVHAFERDKFQMWYYYDDRNRLVAWKDDKDNITQFFYTNPQTPNLITHMHYPKTEKTIRFLYDQRDFLTCIETEDQRFYVATDHNGSPLVIFDVNGEIIKEIKRSPFGKIVKDTNSGFYLPVDFQGGIFDYNTNLVYLENRLYDPVVGQWMTPSWEHLATKLTMPTDIFIYRFRNNDPINREQNVPYMTSLSSWLQLYGYDLNKMMGAEYITDMIFQPKTSVTAPQLAPDFGVMSGLQCIIEKVNDKLSDIEFVPTPLLKMEPITRNLLPRVSYKRGVFGEGVLISRVDGKAFISVADGANSVVEDVITTVFNNSYFLDVHFSIHDQDVFYFVKDNSLKIRDDMEELRRLSGKFNVSQDETNDQGLEVRVHAVGKGSAQAVIVLRYGVDPAQERIKLLKHAHKRAASRAWEREKALVAAGWEGRGSWTEEEKEELISHGIVDGWAARDVHSVSRYPQLADDPANIVFVRDGRRKRRKSGRARHRS, from the exons GTTGTCTACTCGAAGGAACCCGGCCGCCGCCAGATGTGCCACCTCGTAATCCTACCATGTCCCGATTGAACGGCCGAATCACCGGCAACCCAGCCGACTTAGTCGACTTCGAACCCTCGTGTCTTGTGCGCACCCCTTCTGGAAACTTCTACGTGCCTTCAG GGGACATACAAAAGAATCCGTCTATGGACTACAAGTCAAACTCCTCGTGCAGTAGTCCAGGAAAGCAAGAGAAAGGAACCTTAGAGAGGATGGACAGAAGTGACCGGCACCCCGCCTTCGGCGTGCCCGTGCCTGTCCTCCCCGTGAGGAATAATCTCCGGGCGACGCATTTCCCTCCCGCCGCCTCCCGATTCCACTTCAGGAAGGGCCTCTCCTCGAGATGCTCTTGGAAGTGCACTGCCATCGTGTTTATAGTCTTATTTGTCCTTCTTTTATCTATTGCCTCTTATATGTCAG CATCCTATTTTACTGACAACTGGTCATATCAAAATGCAAAACCCTGTTCAGTATTAGTCGGTGATACAACGGATAAGTTCCCAGCTTCGAAAGCGACGACGCTCGAGTCAGCTAACAAATCTTTAGCGAGACCGCATCAAAGCTCGACGTCGTCTGCCACAGGTAAAGGGGAAAGTCACTCGCGCCCTCGTAGAAGTGTAGATGGGCATGCTTCTTTACCTTCTGTTTCTTCCACGGATTCTTTTACTGTAGATGTGCATGAATTAATCACTTCGCCTTCTGTGACCACTAGTAGCTTAGTGCATGGTGTGTCGACGGAGGAGGCTGATCAGCAAACGGAAGTCACGATGGTTTCTAATGATGCTTCTGTGTCTAGCAGTGTTGGTGTTTCGGTTTATACTGGTGATCTAACAATTAATAACACAACGCTTGAACAAATAACAACACCCTTGCAAAATAACGATACAACGGAGACAACACGGGAGACTACTAAAACGACATCAACAACACCAAAATATGAATCCAAAATTAAAACAGAAAGGAAAGCGGATCAACCACCTGAAATCGAGttgaaaaatagtaataaagtcGCTTATGAGCCTGAAGATATGCAAGGCGATTCATTTCCTTCGATCTACTCATATGGCGTTCAAAAGCTTCAGTATTTAAAATTACTAACGAGACTAAATGCAGTAAATGAGGAATTACATATTTATCCCAACGATCCCAATGAATTGGCAGCTGATCCAAAAAAATACCATTACGAAAGAGATCGAAGCACTCCCATTAATATTGAGACAACTATTCCAACCACTTTTCCGTCAACTTCACATTCCACATCAGCGGTAGAACAAGTAACAAACTCGagttttacagaaaaaataacaaatccATCCACGGCaagtccaattttttttaccacACATAACACTAATCTCAAAGACGAGCATGTTGTTGAAATAACACAGTCCCCACAGAGTGTTACTAACATAACAAATGTTGTACATACTAGCACTGCAACTGAAACTACATCTAGTGAGCCTACAACCCTAAATATTGCTACTGAATCAAAAACTTCAGAAACAGTACCAAGTGCTAAACATGTATTGATTAATCTAACTATATCTGCAGATGATGCTAACAATGAATCCTATAAACCGCTATATTCATTGACTGTAACAGTTCCTACAGTTGGCGATAGTAACGAAATCCCCACTGTAAAGATAACGCCAATGGAGACCAAGCCAACTATGCCTACCAATTTTAATAAACCAGTGACAATTGAGAGTCCTGTAAAGACCACGAAAACATTAACAAATACAGAAAATTGGGGAGGAAGCTGTGAATGTTCTTGTCCCGTATGTGACGCTAGTGTTACTATGGATGACTTCTATGATGAATATGTGGAAAAAACAACAGCAACTAATAAAGTTGTGTCTGAATCAATGCCAGCATATAATAAGacaaataatataagtacagaTGTAACTACAGCTAGAGAGTCAACAGAGACAACAGCGGATGATTCCTCAACAGCGGAATCTGCTACAGATTTTTCTACAAACTCAGACATAAGTACAACTACAGATGATCCTACTTTAGATTCTTCAGAAGTAAGCACTTTAGACGACTTGACAACCATAGAATCAAGTACGGCAATTTCTACAGAATCGGACAGTTTGACAACAACAGAAACTCCAAAATGCATATGCCCCAAAGTAAAGCCTCCACCAATACTTATATTGGAAG gtgCGCGAACGTTCCCCGCGCAATCTTTCCCTCCCGATGGGACGACGTTTAAGCAAATTACTTTAGGTGAAAAATTATCAAAAGAAATCCCTCCATATAGTTACTGGAATATGCAATTTTATCAATCGGAAGCTGCTTACGTGAAATTCGACTACATGATCCCTCGAGGGGCGTCCATAGGTGTTTATGCAAGACGGAACGCTCTGCCGACGCATACTCAATATCACTTCTTAGAAGTCCTAAGCGGATTTAAAGCTCGAACTACGAGGGCTTCACAT CCGTCCGTAAAGAAAGAAGTAACCCACTACATGGAGCAAGGTCATTGGTTTCTGTCACTGTACAACGATGATGGAGACCCTCAGGAGATATCCTTCATAGCCATGGTCGCTGATGACATGACGCACAACTGTCCAAACGGCTGCTCCGGGAAAGGGGAATGTCTGATGGGACACTGTCAATGCCAACCTGGTTTTGGAGGAGACGATTGCAGTGAGA GTGTATGCCCAGTATTATGCAGCCAAAGAGGAGAGTATATCAACGGAGAATGTCAATGCAACCCTGGCTGGAAAGGCAAAGAGTGCTCCTTACGCCACGACGAATGCGAAGTACCGGATTGCAACGGACATGGCCACTGCGTAAACGGAAAATGTTCCTGTGTGAGAGGTTACAAAGGAAAGTTCTGCGAAGAGATCGATTGTCCTCATCCCACTTGTTCAGGCCACGGCTTTTGTATCGAAGGTGTTTGTGTGTGTAAGAAAGGATGGAAAGGGCTGGATTGTGCTACGATGGATAAGGATGCTCTTCAATGCTTACCAGATTGTTCGGGACATGGTACGTTTGATGTTGACACTCAAACGTGCACGTGTCACGCTCGCTGGTCTGGCGATGACTGTTCAAAAG AGGTTTGCGATCTGGACTGCGGTCCACACGGAAGATGCGTTGGAGAATCCTGCGTTTGCGATTCAACTTGGACAGGCGAATATTGCACGTCCAAACTATGTGATGCGCGATGCAGCGACCACGGCCAATGTAAAAATGGCACTTGTCTTTGTGTTTCTGGATGGAATGGACGACATTGCACTTTGGAAGGATGTCCGAGAGGATGTGCGGGGCACGGCCAGTGCAGGGTGGCGAATGACGGGCACTGGGAGTGTAAATGCTTCGATGGATGGGATGGTCCAGACTGCACCACGTTGAAAGAACAAATCTGCGATGATTCTAAGGATAATGACAAAG ATGGCTTAGTAGATTGTGAAGACCCAGAATGCTGTCAAAGCGCCGCGTGCAAGGGAAGCCAGCTTTGCGTCTCATCACCCAAGCCAACAGACATCCTCCTCAGGAAGCAGCCTCCAGCGATCACCGCGTCCTTCTTCGAAAGGATGAAGTTCCTCATCGACGAGGGAAGCCTCCAAAACTACGCTAAACAGGAAACCTTTAACGAAAG TATGTTTTGGAATCACTTCAATACGAG CCGTTCCGCGGTCATAAGGGGTAGAGTGGTCACTTCCTTGGGTTCCGGTTTGGTCGGAGTGAGGGTGTCCACGTCTACGCCCTTGGAAGGGTTTACGTTAACGAGGGAGGACGGTTGGTTCGACCTCTTAGTGAACGGAGGAGGGGCTGTGACTCTTCACTTCGGGAGGTCGCCCTTCAAGCGATCCACACAAGTTGTGTTCGTGCCTTGGAATGAG GTTGTGATAATCGACGAAGTAGTGATGACAACATTGGACGACAAGAGCGGTATGGGACCTCCTCAGGCCTGTCTCGCACATGACTACGACGCTATGAAGCCCGTTGTCCTGGCTACGTGGAAACATGGCTTCCAGGGCGCTTGTCCGGATAAGAGTGCTATACTTGCTGAATCTCAG GTGGTCCAAGAAAGCCTGCAAATCCCAGGAACAGGTCTCAACCTAGTTTACCACAGCTCAAGAGCAGCAGGATACCTCTCCACAATACAACTGCAACTTACTCCAGAGAAAGTCCCAGCAACTTTGGCTCTAATACATCTGAGGATTACCATTGAAGGCATTCTCTTCGAGAAGACCTTTGAGGCAGATCCAGTCATCAAGTTCACATACCCATGGAATAGGCTGAATGTTTACAGGCAGAGGGTATACGGTGTGACGACAGCATTAGTAAAAGTTGGGTACCAGTACACAGATTGCAAGGACATTATCTGGAATGTGCAGACGACGAAATTGAGCGGTCACGATATGAGTATATCTGATGTTGGCGGATGGAATCTGGATATACATCACAGATACAATTTCCATgaag GTATACTCCAAAAGGGAGACGGCACTAACATTTACCTCAAGCACAAGCCTCGCCTCATCATCACCACCATGGGAGATGGGCGTCAACGAGGTTTGGACTGCGGGAACGATTGTTCTGGAGCCGCGGTCAAGCAGAGGCTACTTGCTCCTGTAGCTTTAGTTGCAGCTCCTGATGGTTCCATCTTTGTGGGCGACTTCAATCTTGTTAGGAAAATCAATACTGATGGTACCGTTCGAACTGTTGTCAAATTGAA tGCAACTCGTGTCTCCTACCGATACCACATGGCGTTGTCACCATTAGACGGTACTCTCTACATTTCTGATCCTGAGTCCCATCAAATCATCAAAGTTCGCAACACAGATGACTTTAGCGATCCCGAAAGAAATTGGGAAACGGTTGTAGGCTCTGGTGAGAGATGTCTTCCAGGAGACGAAGCACATTGTGGAGATGGAGCATTAGCAAGAGACGCAAAATTAGCTTACCCTAAAGGTGTTGCTGTTTCCATAGACAACGTCTTATACTTCGCTGATGGTACAAATATAAGAATGGTAGACAGAGATGGCATCATCACAACAGTTATTGGAAATCATATGCATAGAGCTCATTGGAAACCGATTCCATGCGAAGGAACGTTAAGTGTAGAAGAAGTGCATTTAAGATGGCCGACTGAACTCGCTATTAATCCGCTAGATAACAGCTTGCATATAATCGACGATCATATGATTCTACAAATGGCACCAGATGGAAGAGTAAAAGTAATTGCTGGCAGACCTCTCCATTGTCCGTCACCTCTGACAGGCTATGATATGGAGTTAGCAACTTATGCTACACTTGTAATGCCACAAAGCATTGGATTCGGTGCGGCTGGTGATTTGTATGTGGCGGAAAGCGATTCTCAAAGGATTAATAGAGTAAGGCTCATCACCACTGATGGAAAAATCTCTCTCTACGCCGGTGCTGAATCGAAATGCAATTGCTTAGAGAGAGGCTGTGATTGCTTTGAAGCGGACCATTTCCTAGCGTCGAATTCTAAATTCAATACTATCTCAGCAGTAACTGTAAGCCCCGATGGGATCGTACACATAGCTGATCAGGCCAACTACAGAATTCGATCTGTCATGGCAAGCATTCCAGATGCAAGTGGCGCAAGAGAATACGAAATTTACGCACCAGACACGCAAGAAACTTACATATTCAACAGATTCGGCCAGCATGTTATGACCAAAAACATTCTGACTGGCGAAAATAACTATGTGTTCACGTATACGGTTAACACCAGCAATGGGAAACTGAGCACTGTAACTGACGCCGCTGGCAACAAAGTCTTCCTGTTACGAGATTACTCCAGCCTTGTGAATTCAATTGAGAACACCAAAGGTCAGAAGTGTAGACTGAAAATGTCTCGAATGAAAATGCTTCAAGAATTGCGTACACCTGACAACTTCAATATGACTTTCGATTATCATGGCACTACAGGGCTTCTCAAAGCAAAGTATGACAGCACCGGAAGAAGTTATATCTACAAATACGATGAGTTTGGAAGATTGACTTCAGCAGTAACTCCTACTGGAAGAATAATAAATCTTACGTTCGATTTAAGTTTGAAAGGTGCTACTGTTCTCGTAAGTGAAAACAACAGGAAACCGGTTTCGATTCTAATAAAGGGTTCATCAGTAAATACAAAGGTTGGAGAAGCcgaaacaaaaacaataatcTCAACTGATGGAAGCATATCGTCTAGCATGCCATGGGGTCATATCATATCCACCGATACCGTACCATACACGATCCTTTCTGAAATCGATCCCATACTAGGTGAAAGCTATCCTGTACCAGCTAAACAGAGAACTGAAGTCGGTGGTGATTTGGCAAACCGCTTCGAGTGGCGCTACTTCTTACGACGACTACAATCTAATAAAGGAAAGAGCAGCAAAGCGGTTGCACAAATCGGTCGAAAACTGCGAGTGAACGGAGAAAATTTACTGACCCTCGAATATGACAGAGATACATCTACTGTTGCGGTGTTCATGGATGATAAAGTAGAACTATTGAATGTCACTTATGACAGAATGGCACGACCAGTTAAGTGGGGTCCCAGAAGCGGAATCTTCGCTGAAGTCGAACTCGACTATGACAGATTCAATAGACTTACTAGTTGGCGTTGGGGCGAGTTGAATGAGACTTATGGATACGATAGAGCTGGAAGATTGCACGAAATTCGTAATGGAGACGGTTCTTCTTTGGCTTACTCTTTCAGAGATATGTTTACAAGCTTACCATTGAAAGTTACAACTCCAAGAGGAAGTGATTATCTTCTCGATTACGATGACTCTGGCGCGCTCCAAAACCTCACTACACCAAGAGGCCACATCCATACATTCGCTTTAATGACTTCCTTAGGCTATTTTAAGTACCAGTACTTCTCACCAATGAATAGGCATCCATACGAAATTCTGTATAACGACGATGGCCACATTTTAGCGAAGATATTCCCTCATCAATCTGGCAAAATCCTTTATGTATACGATACTACTGGAAAGCTAGAGACTATACTCGCTGGAGCTTCAGCCATTCGATATGTTTACCATGAAAACACTCATCTCGTGAAAAATGTAGAAATATCGGACCCAGACTACGAACTGCGACAAGACTATAAATACCACGCAGGTATCCTAAAAGACGAGAAGATGAAGTTCAACTCAAAGAGTGGTCTCAACAATGCACATTTCAAATATCAATACGATGGCAACGCACGACTTTCTACCATAGATATGAACATCAACAGCAAAGAAATGCCTCAACTGAGATTGAAGTACAACCAGAACCTCGGTATCTTGGAAGGTGTGAGCGATTTGAGAATCTACAGAAACACATTCAATCGTTCAGTAATGCAAGACACGAGCAAACAATACTTCACGATTACGGATTACGATGACCACGGCAGAATCAAAACTGTTCTCATGAACATCAAATCGTTCGACGTATTCCGTCTCGAACTGGAATATGATGTAAGAAATCGAATTAAATCGAAGAAGATGATGATCGGCGACACATCGTCCAACGAACGAGTTAGCTACAATTACGATGGGCATCTCATGGAAGTGGTTGGATCCGAAGATGATTGGAAATACGTTTTCGATGAGAACGGCAACATCATCGGTATTATAGAGCATGGAGAGAAGCGCTATCTTGGCTACGATATTGGCGATAGAGTTGTCCAATACGGCGACATTGAATTCAGCAGCTACGATGGACGGGGTTTTGTCATCAGACGCGGAGAGCAAAAATACCGATACAATTCTCGGGGACAATTCGTTCATGCATTTGAAAGGGACAAGTTCCAGATGTGGTACTATTATGATGATAGGAACAGACTGGTCGCTTGGAAGGACGATAAGGACAATATAACACAATTCTTCTACACAAACCCTCAAACACCCAACCTCATCACGCACATGCATTACCCGAAAACAGAAAAGACGATTCGATTCTTGTACGACCAAAGAGATTTCTTGACCTGCATCGAAACTGAGGATCAACGTTTCTATGTAGCTACAGATCATAACGGATCACCTCTGGTCATATTTGATGTGAACGGAGAAATCATTAAAGAAATCAAACGTAGTCCTTTCGGAAAGATAGTCAAAGATACGAATTCAGGTTTCTACTTACCTGTAGACTTCCAAGGCGGCATATTTGACTACAACACCAACTTAGTTTACTTGGAGAATCGTTTGTATGACCCGGTCGTTGGGCAATGGATGACGCCGAGTTGGGAGCATTTGGCGACCAAATTAACTATGCCTACGGACATTTTCATATACAGATTCAGAAATAATGACCCTATAAACCGAGAGCAAAATGTTCCTTATATGACCAGTTTGTCGAGCTGGCTCCAACTGTACGGTTACGACTTGAATAAGATGATGGGAGCTGAATACATAACTGATATGATATTCCAACCGAAGACATCAGTAACGGCGCCGCAACTCGCTCCCGACTTTGGCGTTATGTCTGGTCTTCAGTGCATCATTGAAAAG GTGAACGACAAACTATCAGATATCGAATTTGTCCCGACGCCTCTACTAAAAATGGAACCAATCACAAGAAATCTTCTACCAAGAGTTTCCTACAAACGAGGTGTATTTGGCGAAGGTGTCCTCATATCCAGAGTGGATGGAAAAGCCTTCATAAGCGTAGCTGATGGCGCAAACAGCGTAGTAGAAGACGTTATAACTACCGTGTTCAACAATTCATACTTCTTGGATGTACACTTTAGTATACACGACCAAGATGTATTCTACTTCGTGAAGGATAATTCTCTGAAGATAAGAGACGATATGGAAGAGCTAAGACGGTTGTCTGGAAAGTTCAACGTATCGCAAGATGAGACTAACGATCAAGGATTAGAG GTTCGAGTTCATGCAGTCGGCAAAGGTTCTGCCCAAGCGGTGATAGTCTTGCGGTACGGAGTGGACCCGGCACAAGAACGCATCAAACTTCTAAAACACGCACATAAGCGAGCCGCCTCTCGAGCGTGGGAGAGAGAGAAGGCGCTAGTAGCCGCCGGCTGGGAGGGTCGAGGGTCCTGGACTGAGGAGGAGAAGGAGGAACTCATTTCTCACGGCATAGTGGACGGATGGGCGGCCCGGGATGTCCACTCCGTGTCCAGATACCCGCAATTGGCCGACGACCCCGCGAACATAGTGTTCGTTCGCGACGGCAGACGGAAACGAAGAAAGAGCGGCCGCGCGCGTCATCGCTCGTGA